TAATTCCCAAAGCTGCATACATAGCTCCAATCGGTTGACATGTTTTGGCTGGGTTTACTACCAACGCCTTTCTTTCGCTAAGCTCTCTTGGTGTTTCTGACATTAACTTGCACCCCCTAATTCAGCTTCTATTTCTGGTTCATTCTTCCATGGAGCTGTGATATAATTCCAAGTAGGAGTATTAATTCCAGCTGAAATATCCCTAGCAAAATTAACAGCTCCCTTAAAGCCAGCATAAGGTCCACTATAGTCATAACTGTGTAACTGTTTTGAGAATACACCCATCTTTTGGGCTACATATTTATCCTTAATTCCAGAACCAAAAACAGCTGGTTTTAAAGCTTTAAGCAAAACTTCAGTTTCATAATGGTTTAAATCATCTATAATAATCTTTCCATCTTCCATATCTGCAATCAAACCTTCATACTCAGCTAATGGCATCTCTTCTTTTAATTTTTCATATCTCTCTTTAGATAATCTTAATCTATAACGAGCCTCATCTTTGCTAACTTCTAAATCAGGAATATTCCGATCATCAGCAGTCTTCTCAATTTCTGGAATAATTTCTCTTCCTTCAAAGTCATCACGATGAGCAAATTCATAAGCTGCTAATACAGGTTCAATACCAATCTCTTTAAATAAATTTTGATAATGATGAGCTCTTGAACCACCAACAAATAAAAAGGCAGTATTTCCTTGACATAACTTTCTATACCTAGCCAATGGCTCTTCAATCTCTGCCAATTCTTCAGCAATAACCTCTTCTGTCCTTTGAATTAACTCTTCATCATCAAAGTACTTGGCCATATTTCTTAAAGTTTTCACCATAGCTTTAGGACCAATAAAGTTAACCTTTAACCACGGAATACCATATTTCTCCTCAAACATTTCAGCAATATAGTTAATTGATCGATGGCACATTACAAGATTCAAATTAGCTCCATGAGCAGCTTGAATATCTTTAAAACTACCATCACCAGTCATAGTAGAAACTATCTCATAACCAATCTTTTCAAAGATTCTATCTATCTCCCAAGCATCTCCACCAATATTATACTCACCTAAAATATTAACGGAATATTTCTTAACTTCTCGCTCTCTATTACCTATTAACTCTGACATAAACTTATTATTAGCAATATGATGTCCTGCAGATTGACTTACACCTTTATAACCTTCACAACTGAAAGCTAATACTGGTATGCCATACTCTTTTTGAGCTTCTTTAGCCACAGCATTGATATCATCACCAATTAATCCTACTGGACAGGTAGCACTAATACTAATTGCCTCAGGATCAAAGATCTCTACTGCTTCTTTAATCGCTTGTTTTAGCTTCTTTTCTCCCCCAAACACAATATCAGGATCCTGCATATCAGTAGAAAAAGAATAGTTGATAAAGTTCTTAGCACCTTTATCTACTCTAGCCTTATTTCTTCTTGTTCCCCAAGCATAATAAGAACAACCAATTGGCCCATGAACAATATGGATCATATCCTTAATCGGTCCTACAACCACACCTTTACATCCAGCGTAAGCACAACCTCTATTAGTCATAATACCTGGTATTGTTCTAGTATTAGCTTTAATCTGTTGCTTCTCCTGACTAGAATCTTTTATCATCATATGTTCTTTCCTGTTCTTCATCGACTTACCTGGATAAACATCCAATAGATTATCTAATAAATTCTTATCTATCATCTTACTTCACCTCCAAAAATCAAATTTATATAGCCTCTTCTCCCATCTCTGATGTTCTTACTCTTATTGCATTACTTACAGGGATAAGAAATATCTTGCCATCACCTGCATTAGCACTTTTATTAACACTAATAATAGTATTAATAACCTTCTCTGCTTCATCATCATTAACTATTAAAGTTAATAATCTTTTTGGCACCAAACGATGTCCTTCAGATACTGCTTCTGCTACTTCTGGAGACTCTATCTGCCCCCCAGATAATAATGAATTAATTAATTCATAATCAACCTTCTTCTTACCTCTACCATAAACTTTACGGCAAGTCATTGAATCAAAACCTGCTGCCGAAAGAGCTTTTTTGGTCTTATTAATCATGTTCATCCGAACAATAGCCATAACTTCTTTCATCACAAGACCTCCTTTTATAAACCTTTTTTACCAGTACTAATTGTATAAGCTTCTTCAACTTCACTTATAAATATCTTTCCATCCCCAAAGTTACCTTCTCCTGTTTTAGCAGTCTTGATAATAATCTTAACTAAATCATCCACATCTTCATCTCTTGCAACTGTAAGTAACATCTCTTTAGGTAATTCATCATAATGGATATCACCAACTTTAACCCCTCGTTGTTTACCTCTACCAGCTACATCTATCTTAGTAACAGCTGGAAACCCTGCATCACTTAATTCTGCTAAAATTTCATCAACCTTCTCAGGTCTTACAATTGATCTTACCATCTTCATAATCTTCCTACCTCCCTCAATTTAATAATCAAAAATAATAGAGTCAGTTAATATATCCTAACACTTCATCAATATCTTTCACCTCTTGGCCTTTAGCAAACTACCATATAATATTAACTGACTTCAATTAGTAATCAATAATTGAATAGCAGCACATTTTTTATTATAACTCTAAAATACCATGTTCCATCATAAGGTCTTCTAAATCTTCTTGTTCCATTGGTGTTGGAATTACAAATAATTCATTATCATCTATAGCCTTGGCTAATGTTCTATACTCATCAGCTTGATTAGATTCTGGATCATAAGCAATAACTACTTTTCTATTAATCTCTGCTCTTTGTACAATATTATCTCTTGGTACAAAGTGAATTAATTGGCTTCCTAGTCTTTCAGCAAAAGCTTCTAATAATTCAAGTTCTCCATCTACCTTACGACTATTACAGATAATTCCTCCCAACCTTACTCCACCAGATTCAGCATACTTCTTAATACCTTTACAGATATTATTAGCTGCATACATTGCCATTAACTCTCCACTTGCTACGATATAAATTTCTTGGGCCTTACCTTCACGAATCGGCATTGCAAATCCACCACAAACAACATCTCCTAATACATCATAA
Above is a window of Orenia marismortui DSM 5156 DNA encoding:
- the nifD gene encoding nitrogenase molybdenum-iron protein alpha chain — translated: MIDKNLLDNLLDVYPGKSMKNRKEHMMIKDSSQEKQQIKANTRTIPGIMTNRGCAYAGCKGVVVGPIKDMIHIVHGPIGCSYYAWGTRRNKARVDKGAKNFINYSFSTDMQDPDIVFGGEKKLKQAIKEAVEIFDPEAISISATCPVGLIGDDINAVAKEAQKEYGIPVLAFSCEGYKGVSQSAGHHIANNKFMSELIGNREREVKKYSVNILGEYNIGGDAWEIDRIFEKIGYEIVSTMTGDGSFKDIQAAHGANLNLVMCHRSINYIAEMFEEKYGIPWLKVNFIGPKAMVKTLRNMAKYFDDEELIQRTEEVIAEELAEIEEPLARYRKLCQGNTAFLFVGGSRAHHYQNLFKEIGIEPVLAAYEFAHRDDFEGREIIPEIEKTADDRNIPDLEVSKDEARYRLRLSKERYEKLKEEMPLAEYEGLIADMEDGKIIIDDLNHYETEVLLKALKPAVFGSGIKDKYVAQKMGVFSKQLHSYDYSGPYAGFKGAVNFARDISAGINTPTWNYITAPWKNEPEIEAELGGAS
- a CDS encoding P-II family nitrogen regulator → MKMVRSIVRPEKVDEILAELSDAGFPAVTKIDVAGRGKQRGVKVGDIHYDELPKEMLLTVARDEDVDDLVKIIIKTAKTGEGNFGDGKIFISEVEEAYTISTGKKGL
- a CDS encoding P-II family nitrogen regulator, which encodes MKEVMAIVRMNMINKTKKALSAAGFDSMTCRKVYGRGKKKVDYELINSLLSGGQIESPEVAEAVSEGHRLVPKRLLTLIVNDDEAEKVINTIISVNKSANAGDGKIFLIPVSNAIRVRTSEMGEEAI
- the nifH gene encoding nitrogenase iron protein, with the translated sequence MRQVAIYGKGGIGKSTTTQNLTSSLAEMGKEVMVVGCDPKADSTRMLLGGMDQKTVLDTLREEGQDIELEDIMRKGTDFSNIRCVESGGPEPGVGCAGRGIITSINMLESLGAYTDDLDYVFYDVLGDVVCGGFAMPIREGKAQEIYIVASGELMAMYAANNICKGIKKYAESGGVRLGGIICNSRKVDGELELLEAFAERLGSQLIHFVPRDNIVQRAEINRKVVIAYDPESNQADEYRTLAKAIDDNELFVIPTPMEQEDLEDLMMEHGILEL